A DNA window from Jaculus jaculus isolate mJacJac1 chromosome 1, mJacJac1.mat.Y.cur, whole genome shotgun sequence contains the following coding sequences:
- the Kcnip2 gene encoding Kv channel-interacting protein 2 isoform X1: protein MRGQGRKESLSDSRDLDGSYDQLTGHPPGPTKKALKQRFLKLLPCCGPQALPSVSETLATPASLRPHRPRPLDPDSVEDEFELSTVCHRPEGLEQLQEQTKFTRKELQVLYRGFKNECPSGIVNEENFKQIYSQFFPQGDSSTYATFLFNAFDTNHDGSVSFEDFVAGLSVILRGTIDDRLNWAFNLYDLNKDGCITKEEMLDIMKSIYDMMGKYTYPALREEAPREHVESFFQKMDRNKDGVVTIEEFIESCQKDENIMRSMQLFDNVI, encoded by the exons GCCACCCTCCAGGGCCCACTAAAAAAGCCCTGAAGCAGCGGTTCCTCAAGCTGCTGCCGTGCTGCGGGCCCCAAGCTCTGCCCTCAGTCAGTGAAA CATTAGCTACCCCAGCCTCCCTCCGCCCCCACAGACCCCGCCCGCTGGACCCAG ACAGCGTGGAGGATGAATTTGAACTGTCCACGGTGTGTCATCGGCCCGAGGGTCTGGAGCAGCTACAGGAGCAAACCAAGTTCACACGAAAGGAGTTGCAGGTCCTGTACCGGGGCTTCAAGAAT GAATGCCCCAGCGGAATTGTCAACGAGGAGAACTTCAAGCAGATCTACTCTCAATTCTTTCCTCAAGGAG ACTCCAGCACCTATGCTACTTTTCTCTTCAATGCCTTTGACACCAATCATGATGGCTCTGTCAGTTTCGAG GACTTTGTGGCTGGTTTGTCGGTGATTCTTCGAGGAACCATAGATGATAGGCTGAATTGGGCCTTCAACCTCTACGACCTCAACAAGGATGGCTGTATCACCAAGGAG GAAATGCTTGACATCATGAAGTCCATCTATGACATGATGGGAAAGTACACATACCCTGCACTCCGGGAGGAAGCCCCAAGGGAACATGTGGAAAGCTTCTTCCAG AAGATGGACAGAAACAAAGATGGTGTGGTGACTATTGAGGAATTCATTGAGTCTTGTCAAAAG GACGAGAACATCATGAGGTCCATGCAGCTCTTTGACAATGTCATCTAG
- the Kcnip2 gene encoding Kv channel-interacting protein 2 isoform X2: MRGQGRKESLSDSRDLDGSYDQLTGHPPGPTKKALKQRFLKLLPCCGPQALPSVSENSVEDEFELSTVCHRPEGLEQLQEQTKFTRKELQVLYRGFKNECPSGIVNEENFKQIYSQFFPQGDSSTYATFLFNAFDTNHDGSVSFEDFVAGLSVILRGTIDDRLNWAFNLYDLNKDGCITKEEMLDIMKSIYDMMGKYTYPALREEAPREHVESFFQKMDRNKDGVVTIEEFIESCQKDENIMRSMQLFDNVI; the protein is encoded by the exons GCCACCCTCCAGGGCCCACTAAAAAAGCCCTGAAGCAGCGGTTCCTCAAGCTGCTGCCGTGCTGCGGGCCCCAAGCTCTGCCCTCAGTCAGTGAAA ACAGCGTGGAGGATGAATTTGAACTGTCCACGGTGTGTCATCGGCCCGAGGGTCTGGAGCAGCTACAGGAGCAAACCAAGTTCACACGAAAGGAGTTGCAGGTCCTGTACCGGGGCTTCAAGAAT GAATGCCCCAGCGGAATTGTCAACGAGGAGAACTTCAAGCAGATCTACTCTCAATTCTTTCCTCAAGGAG ACTCCAGCACCTATGCTACTTTTCTCTTCAATGCCTTTGACACCAATCATGATGGCTCTGTCAGTTTCGAG GACTTTGTGGCTGGTTTGTCGGTGATTCTTCGAGGAACCATAGATGATAGGCTGAATTGGGCCTTCAACCTCTACGACCTCAACAAGGATGGCTGTATCACCAAGGAG GAAATGCTTGACATCATGAAGTCCATCTATGACATGATGGGAAAGTACACATACCCTGCACTCCGGGAGGAAGCCCCAAGGGAACATGTGGAAAGCTTCTTCCAG AAGATGGACAGAAACAAAGATGGTGTGGTGACTATTGAGGAATTCATTGAGTCTTGTCAAAAG GACGAGAACATCATGAGGTCCATGCAGCTCTTTGACAATGTCATCTAG